In the genome of Hippoglossus hippoglossus isolate fHipHip1 chromosome 4, fHipHip1.pri, whole genome shotgun sequence, one region contains:
- the nmu gene encoding neuromedin-U isoform X1, which translates to MRERPERERESEREMRTFQSQSDPEQCGVSSSSSSSSGGGAMSPLSTASITLAALLILTIPVCTSAPAEVQKATTDQRQLFSQIDAVCSSYLSADLELWASDALGELCVMMLVQKSKELKLQEKSKRTALLHPLLRLFSQLSARRERELSMHAELQGPGGIQSRGYFLYRPRNGRRSLEYE; encoded by the exons atGAGGGAAAGaccagagcgagagagagagagcgagcgagagatgAGGACCTTCCAGAGCCAAAGTGATCCTGAGCAGTGCGgagtctccagcagcagcagcagcagcagcggcggcggcgccATGAGTCCACTGAGCACGGCCAGCATCACCCTGGCAGCCCTGCTCATCCTCACCATACCAGTCTGCACCA GTGCTCCAGCAGAAGTTCAGAAGGCCACAACAGATCAGAGGCAGCTATTCAGCCAG ATAGATGCTGTGTGCTCATCCTACCTCTCTGCAGACCTGGAGCTTTGG GCATCTGATGCCTTAGGGGAGCTATGTGTCATGATGCTGGTTCAGAAGTCAAAG gAGCTGAAATTGcaagaaaaaagtaaaagg accGCTCTGTTGCACCCTCTCCTCCGTCTATTTTCTCAACTCAGTgccagaagagagagagaactctCGATGCAC GCTGAACTCCAGGGACCTGGTGGAATCCAGAGCAGAGGTTACTTCCTCTATCGG CCACGAAATGGAAGACGATCCTTAGAATACGAGTAA
- the nmu gene encoding neuromedin-U isoform X2, with protein MRERPERERESEREMRTFQSQSDPEQCGVSSSSSSSSGGGAMSPLSTASITLAALLILTIPVCTSAPAEVQKATTDQRQLFSQIDAVCSSYLSADLELWASDALGELCVMMLVQKSKELKLQEKSKRAELQGPGGIQSRGYFLYRPRNGRRSLEYE; from the exons atGAGGGAAAGaccagagcgagagagagagagcgagcgagagatgAGGACCTTCCAGAGCCAAAGTGATCCTGAGCAGTGCGgagtctccagcagcagcagcagcagcagcggcggcggcgccATGAGTCCACTGAGCACGGCCAGCATCACCCTGGCAGCCCTGCTCATCCTCACCATACCAGTCTGCACCA GTGCTCCAGCAGAAGTTCAGAAGGCCACAACAGATCAGAGGCAGCTATTCAGCCAG ATAGATGCTGTGTGCTCATCCTACCTCTCTGCAGACCTGGAGCTTTGG GCATCTGATGCCTTAGGGGAGCTATGTGTCATGATGCTGGTTCAGAAGTCAAAG gAGCTGAAATTGcaagaaaaaagtaaaagg GCTGAACTCCAGGGACCTGGTGGAATCCAGAGCAGAGGTTACTTCCTCTATCGG CCACGAAATGGAAGACGATCCTTAGAATACGAGTAA